A genomic window from Populus nigra chromosome 7, ddPopNigr1.1, whole genome shotgun sequence includes:
- the LOC133698999 gene encoding transcription factor MYB102-like, whose product MGRAPCCDKNGLKKGPWTPEEDQKLVDYIQKHGYGNWRTLPKNAGLQRCGKSCRLRWTNYLRPDIKRGRFSFEEEETIIQLHSILGNKWSAIAARLPGRTDNEIKNYWNTHIRKRLLRMGIDPVTHSPRLDLLDLSSILSSSLYNSSDHMNMSRMLGVQPLVNPGLLRLATSLLSSQRDQTQNFVIQNGQEENHLLNPQVQQSQYESMIHQANIQFQTPGQEMPTCTTLTTSPCVTFSNEARIMDPNVDQYQSSTITNFSSPNSQFSTHDQWQSNGMGSNLAEDYYVPAVSSYNSNGYYGSDLMDPSSETSTFISNSSNQNFGFASVLSTPSSSPTPLNSNSTYINSSSAEDERESYCSNILKFEIPDILDAINFM is encoded by the exons ATGGGTAGAGCACCTTGTTGTGACAAAAATGGGCTAAAGAAAGGGCCATGGACCCCGGAAGAGGATCAGAAGCTGGTTGATTACATACAAAAACATGGCTATGGCAACTGGAGGACACTTCCAAAGAATGCTG GGTTGCAAAGGTGTGGAAAGAGTTGTCGTCTTCGTTGGACTAACTATCTGAGGCCTGATATCAAGAGAGGTCGGTTTTCTTTCGAAGAAGAGGAGACAATAATTCAGCTGCATAGTATATTGGGAAACAA GTGGTCTGCCATTGCTGCTCGATTACCTGGAAGAACAGACAACGAGATCAAGAACTACTGGAACACACACATTAGGAAGAGGCTTCTAAGAATGGGAATTGATCCGGTGACTCATAGTCCAAGACTTGATCTTCTTGACCTCTCCTCAATCCTGAGCTCATCTCTTTACAACTCCTCTGATCATATGAACATGTCAAGAATGCTTGGTGTCCAACCTTTAGTGAACCCAGGACTTCTAAGGCTAGCCACATCTCTCTTATCTTCTCAACGTGACCAAACCCAAAACTTCGTCATCCAAAATGGTCAAGAAGAAAACCATCTTCTCAATCCACAAGTCCAACAAAGCCAATACGAATCGATGATTCATCAAGCTAATATCCAGTTTCAAACCCCAGGTCAAGAAATGCCTACTTGCACCACATTGACTACCAGCCCTTGTGTTACATTTTCTAACGAAGCACGAATTATGGACCCTAATGTGGACCAATACCAGTCAAGTACCATTACCAACTTTAGCTCTCCAAATTCTCAGTTCAGTACTCATGATCAGTGGCAAAGCAATGGAATGGGCTCCAATTTAGCTGAAGATTATTATGTGCCTGCTGTATCAAGTTACAACAGCAACGGCTACTATGGGTCTGACCTTATGGACCCTTCTTCCGAGACCTCGACTTTTATCTCCAACAGCAGCAACCAGAACTTTGGTTTTGCTTCAGTTTTATCAACTCCTTCTTCAAGTCCTACGCCATTGAACTCCAATTCAACTTACATCAATAGCAGCAGCGCTGAAGATGAGAGGGAAAGCTACTGCAGCAACATCTTGAAATTCGAAATCCCAGATATTTTGGATGCTATTAACTTCATGTAA